The genomic stretch TCACAAACGGCTCAATGTCATATTTTTTACACGTATCTAGCAAGTTTTGATAAAATTCGATCCCTTTTAAGTTGATGTCACCTTGCCTATTTTTAATAATCCGCGGCCAAGATAAGGAAAAACGATAGGAATTTTGCCCGCCTTCTTTCATCATCCGAATGTCTTCCTCGTAGCGGTGGTAGTGATCGCTCGCCACGTCGCCATTCTCAAGACCTGCTTCGTGCAAGTAATAATCCCACATCGATTCCGCCTTGCCATCCACATTCCAAGCACCTTCACATTGATAAGAGGCCGTGGCACCTCCCCATAAAAAGTTGTTATTCATTAGATAAACTCCATTTCCATTGATAAATTTCTCCCAGTTCCCGAATCATTTCCACGGCAATATCCGTAGAAGACAAGTGACCTTCCGCATGAACAAGCAGTAAATCCACCTCTCTCATTCGGTTCTCTGAAGATAGTTTTCGTAAAAGTTCCGCGTGCGCTCGGTGCGCCAGTTTAATCTCATCTTTCGCTTCAGTAATTTTCTGAGTGAAAGATGAGATGTTTTGCAGTTTTACTTCTTTCAGTGCCTCAAAAGCACAACTTTTCGCATTCCCGGCGTGTAAGATGATTGCCATGGAATCGAGTTCTGTTGTTAGTTCGTTGCTATCTGTCACGTAAAGACCTCCTTTTGATTTGTCTTTACTATAGCTGGAAAAATGGGGGAGGTGAAATTATTATTTGCCACTTTGGAAGTGGAAATTGGTTTAGGAGGATAGTATAAATAAAGTGGCTCTTATGGGTATAAAGATGGTAAAATATAATTATGTAAATTGAAAATAAAAATCAGAAAAATATTTTATATAAACTAGATATTAAGGTAGTGGGGGATAAATAATGATTACATCAGAAGAAATTAAACGTAGACTGTGGGACGGTGCAAATGAACTCCGTGGTTCCATGGATGCGAGTCGTTATAAAGATTACATGCTAGGACTAATGTTTTACAAATTTCTAAGTGATAAGACATTAGAAACATATAAATCAATAGCTGGCGAAGGACAGTTATCTGAAGCAGAGCTAGTAGAAAAATATGCCAAAGCAAGAGCGGTTCATGGCGAGAATTTAGATAAAATGATTCAAAGTGTTTTAGGCTATTTTGTGTTACCAGAATATCTATATCAAACATGGTTAAAAGATATTGCTATCGGTGAATTTGAGGTCCAAAAAGTAATTGATAGCTTGAATAATTTTGAGCGAACAATTGCTGTATCAGGCGATTCT from Listeria monocytogenes ATCC 19117 encodes the following:
- a CDS encoding PTS lactose/cellobiose transporter subunit IIA; amino-acid sequence: MTDSNELTTELDSMAIILHAGNAKSCAFEALKEVKLQNISSFTQKITEAKDEIKLAHRAHAELLRKLSSENRMREVDLLLVHAEGHLSSTDIAVEMIRELGEIYQWKWSLSNE